GGCACCATCCAGATCGCAATAAAACCGACTGCGCAAAGAATACTGGACGCTGCGATCCAAGGTCGCCGCCGTCCGAAACGCGAGCGGGTGCTGTCGGTCATATAGCCGACGATCGGATCAGTAATCGCATCGAGAATGCGGGAGGCACCCAGAGACAACCCAATCAAGCGCGGATCGACGCCCAATATATCATTAAAGATGGGGTTAGCCATCTGATTGAGGGTGTTCATTTGCAGGCGTTGAGACGACATGCCCAAGCCGTAGCCCACCTTTTGAGTCGTAGAGACTTTATCCTCTGGCTTAGTGATATGATGCTTCACGAGTCGGAAGTGTGCCCGAGGCCAGATCTATTAATTTGAAGCCCCTTGTCCCTGTGAACGAAACTGCTTTCGGTAATCACGGGGAGTCATGCCAGTCGTTTTCTTAAACACATGGGTCAGATAGTTGTAAGTGGCATAGCCACAGACCTCCGCGATGTTTTGCATTTGCATATCGGTCTCGGCGAGGAGTCGGCGGGCTTTGTCGATTCGGATACGGCGAATTTCGTCCACTGGAGAATGGCCGAATGCCTGCTGGAAATGTCGCTCCAGTGATCTTCGAGCCATCGGGACTGCGCGCAAAATATCGTCTGTTGTAATCGGCTCGAAGGCGTGTTCGCGGATGTAGGAGACGACTTGTAATAACTTTGGATCTCTGACTGCGAGGGTATCGGTCGATAGCCGATCCATCACACCGAGCGGCGGAATATATGTAACATCGATCGGCACGGTCTCTCCCTTCATTTGACGATGCAATGTCTTCGCTGCTTGATAGCCGATTGTTTCAGTGGGGCCGAGCACGCCTGACAGTGAAGGGAAGCAGGCGTGTGAGAGGAGCTCATCGTAGCTGCCACTGAGCACTGCCACATCATGCGGCACGGAGATGTTTGCCGCCATGCAGCAGTCCACCACAGCACGCGCGTAACCATGCCCCCAGACTAAGACGCCGACCGGTTTCGTGAGGCCTTGCAGCCACTCGGTGATCGTTTCGTGTAGGTTCGGCTGGTCTTTCTGTAATTTCAGGGCCGTCAAGGAGAGGCCGTGCGATTCGACGGCTTCTTCAAAGGCTTTTGCATACCAAACTGGATTCGGCATATTCGTGGGGCCGACAAACGCAATATTGCGCAGTCCACGATCGAGGAAATGCTGTGCAGCCATTTTGGTGCTGGCACGGTCGTCGGTCCGAATGCAGGGCGCGACGGGGTCAGGGAGTGGGTTGTCTGAAACATCCACAGCATGCAGCCCTAGCTTTTTGATCTCACTCGCCAGTTTTGGTGTGTCGATGCGTGTAATGACACCATCGCCACGCCATCCTTTGGGGATATCTTCTAGAGAGTTGTTTCGCTTCGAATTAATCCACACATGCCATGGGCCTACTTCATTGGCGTAGGATAGAATGCCTTTGAGGATTTTTCGGGCCCAACCACTTGAGGGGTCGAGGAGAATAGCGACTTGGGGTATTTTTCGGTCGAATTGCTTCACGTGGCGAGATAGTGCAACTTGTATATACAATTGCAAATCCTATGTGGTTCTAAATTGGAAAGAAAAGAGACGCTATAGATTGACTCCGCTCCCTTGCATACTCGCGTCGTTTGACCACAAAATATACCACGGGTCGTTCGTTCGCACTTGAAAGGCTTTAATCTGATCTTTGAGCGATTCGAGCATGGCTGCGGATTGTGGATCGTCTGCCAAGTTGATCAGTTCGTTGGGGTCATTTGATAGGTCGTAGAGTTCAAATTCTTTGCGGTGCAGGAAGTCTTCGACCTTACGGTTGCCGTAGTATTCGTTGCCGGAGCGGTGGACCTGCTGCCATGTGGACGCGGCCCAGAGGTCGGACGCGAAGGGATAGGATAGGCCGTAGGCGATATTCCAGATCAGCTTATAGTCGCCGTTACGCACCACGCGCATCGGGTAATACATCGTGAGTTCATGGAAGTTGTGAGACGCATATATTTCATCCCATCCGTTGGCATCCGATTCGTTGAGAATCGGTAGAATGGAGCGACCGTGGAAGGCATCCGCGCTGTAGGCGACATCGGCATAGTCGAGAATGGTGGGTGTGAGGTCGGCCCATGTGATCATGGCCTGATTGACCAAACCGGCCGCATCATTTTGAGGATCCATTACGATGCATGGCAATTGGATGCCAGGTTCATAAACGGTGGTTTTGGCTCCGGGAAAGGCCATGCCGTTGTCGGAGATATAAATAATCAGCGTGTTTTCTGATTTTCCTGCATCTTCCAGCAGTGTCTGTAATTTACCGAGGCCTTGGTCGATTCGCGAAATGGATTGGTAGTATTGAGCGATCTCGGCGCGGGACTCCGGGCTGTCGGGCATGAACGCGGGCACAAGCACTTCGGCAGGATCATATTTGATTTGTGTTTCGCCGGGGTAGGGCTCGGTTTTGTTGCCGAAAGAATTCGGGTCGCTCCAGACTTCTGGAGTGAAGGGGTTCCCGCGATGCGGGTCATCTGGGCAGAAGTAGAGGAAGAAGGGTGCGTCCTGGTTGATGACGTCCTTACACGCTTCAGCCATTTCGATGGTGCTGCGTGGATCGGCTTCGAGCGTGGTATCGAAATGATAGACGGCTTCTGGCGCGACGTGGTATTTGCCAACACGAGCGGTTTGATAGCCCGCAGCTTCCAGCAGCACAGGCAGGGAATCGACGCCATCAAACGTGCTGAAGTGGTGGTAATCATGCACGTGGCCATAGGATCCTGTCGCATGGCCGTATTTACCCGTCAGGATGACGGAGCGACTGGCGGCACAACTGGCGCTAGTGCAGTAGGCATTCGTGAAGCGCACGCCGTTCTCTGCCAGCTTGTCCATGTTCGGCGTTTGAATGACGGGATTACCATAGCAACCGAGGGCATCCATGCCGTGGTCGTCGGTGACGAATAAAATGATGTTGGGCTTCTGGGCAGCGGAGAGTTGAACGCTGAGGGCGGCCAAGAGTAGGGGAATGATGTAACGCATAGTAGGGTAGCTTAGTGTTGGTTTAACTCGATCAGGGATTTCGCGAATGCCGTGCCGAGGCGTTTTTGACCGACTTCATTATAATGAACTTGGTCGGTGTGTTTTGGGAAGTCATCCCATGGGGGATTGGCAGTGGTGAGTGTGACGCGCGCCCGTGAGTCTGCTTTCGCTACGTTGACCATCGCTTGGCGCACCATGGTGGGGCCGGGCTCAAAGTTGCCATATCGCGAGTTGATTTGGCCATAGATGAAAGGCATGTCAGGCAGGTTGAATTCAC
The window above is part of the Lentimonas sp. CC4 genome. Proteins encoded here:
- a CDS encoding DNA-binding transcriptional regulator, with protein sequence MKQFDRKIPQVAILLDPSSGWARKILKGILSYANEVGPWHVWINSKRNNSLEDIPKGWRGDGVITRIDTPKLASEIKKLGLHAVDVSDNPLPDPVAPCIRTDDRASTKMAAQHFLDRGLRNIAFVGPTNMPNPVWYAKAFEEAVESHGLSLTALKLQKDQPNLHETITEWLQGLTKPVGVLVWGHGYARAVVDCCMAANISVPHDVAVLSGSYDELLSHACFPSLSGVLGPTETIGYQAAKTLHRQMKGETVPIDVTYIPPLGVMDRLSTDTLAVRDPKLLQVVSYIREHAFEPITTDDILRAVPMARRSLERHFQQAFGHSPVDEIRRIRIDKARRLLAETDMQMQNIAEVCGYATYNYLTHVFKKTTGMTPRDYRKQFRSQGQGASN
- a CDS encoding sulfatase, which gives rise to MRYIIPLLLAALSVQLSAAQKPNIILFVTDDHGMDALGCYGNPVIQTPNMDKLAENGVRFTNAYCTSASCAASRSVILTGKYGHATGSYGHVHDYHHFSTFDGVDSLPVLLEAAGYQTARVGKYHVAPEAVYHFDTTLEADPRSTIEMAEACKDVINQDAPFFLYFCPDDPHRGNPFTPEVWSDPNSFGNKTEPYPGETQIKYDPAEVLVPAFMPDSPESRAEIAQYYQSISRIDQGLGKLQTLLEDAGKSENTLIIYISDNGMAFPGAKTTVYEPGIQLPCIVMDPQNDAAGLVNQAMITWADLTPTILDYADVAYSADAFHGRSILPILNESDANGWDEIYASHNFHELTMYYPMRVVRNGDYKLIWNIAYGLSYPFASDLWAASTWQQVHRSGNEYYGNRKVEDFLHRKEFELYDLSNDPNELINLADDPQSAAMLESLKDQIKAFQVRTNDPWYILWSNDASMQGSGVNL